The Lewinellaceae bacterium genome has a segment encoding these proteins:
- a CDS encoding DUF697 domain-containing protein: MSNTTNNDKDQKSMHADTVIKNHIVWAMGASFIPLPVIDVFAVSGLQLDMVKGLCRVYDVNFSETQGKAIVTTLTSSALARIGARSLIKLVPGIGSLIGGVTLSVFNGASTYALGEVFKKHFSAGGTFLDFDTERLKKYYREKFEKGKKVAEQIKKEEESKIKKTKKINVDDVVVEAPANMDEVVESDVLKRLSELGALKKEGIITDEEFEAMKKKLIDSF, from the coding sequence ATGAGTAACACCACTAATAATGACAAAGATCAAAAGAGCATGCATGCCGATACGGTAATCAAGAACCACATCGTCTGGGCAATGGGGGCCAGTTTTATTCCGCTGCCCGTGATTGACGTTTTTGCGGTCAGCGGTTTACAACTCGATATGGTGAAAGGCCTGTGCAGGGTGTATGATGTAAATTTTTCAGAAACACAAGGCAAAGCCATCGTGACTACGCTGACCAGTTCAGCCCTGGCCAGGATCGGAGCCAGAAGTCTTATCAAACTCGTTCCCGGTATCGGTTCCCTGATCGGTGGGGTGACACTTTCTGTGTTCAACGGAGCTTCAACCTACGCTTTGGGCGAAGTATTCAAAAAGCATTTTTCTGCCGGAGGCACCTTCCTCGATTTTGACACAGAAAGGCTGAAGAAATACTATCGTGAGAAATTTGAAAAAGGTAAAAAAGTAGCCGAGCAGATCAAAAAAGAAGAAGAAAGCAAAATCAAAAAAACAAAAAAGATCAATGTTGATGATGTGGTGGTCGAAGCTCCGGCTAATATGGATGAAGTGGTAGAATCTGATGTGTTGAAAAGACTCAGTGAACTGGGTGCCCTGAAAAAGGAAGGCATCATCACCGACGAAGAGTTCGAGGCCATGAAGAAAAAGTTAATAGACTCATTCTAA
- a CDS encoding alpha-L-fucosidase, which yields MKKHLAFLVILFLFSTTSYAQKPDESPEARTERMQWFRDAKLGIFIHWGIYSVKGIDESWSFYNNMISYEDYMAQRNGFTAKNYDPAKWAKLFRESGAQYAVLTTKHHDGMALWPTKLSDLNVVKSTPAGKDLVSPFVEAVRKEGLKAGLYFSILDWSHPDYPEFTRTQKKFENDPKRFASFVDFYSAQLNELNHLFKPDLFWFDGDWSYDAEAFQSDRVKAQLYKDNPDLICNSRLRGGDYGTPEQGLPLTSPKEDYWELCMTINDSWGFQPHDKKFKSANKVISIFADVISLGGNLLLDVGPMEDGTIPEPQVEVLKELGQWTQKHETAIYGSLPGIPRAYFNGPSTLSKDSTILYLFFDYVPNEDLVLKGIKNKINRIWVVGNGTKLKYDIYMKSYWSAVPGLAYIQVPKEVLDPRMTVLAVLLDGKIDLYGEAGQVIESN from the coding sequence ATGAAAAAACATCTTGCCTTTTTAGTCATCCTTTTCCTTTTCTCAACCACGTCATACGCTCAAAAGCCTGACGAATCACCCGAAGCCAGAACCGAACGTATGCAATGGTTTCGTGATGCCAAACTGGGCATATTTATACACTGGGGCATTTATTCCGTCAAGGGCATTGACGAATCCTGGAGTTTTTACAACAATATGATCTCTTACGAGGATTATATGGCGCAGCGGAATGGTTTTACCGCTAAAAATTACGATCCGGCAAAATGGGCTAAGTTGTTCAGGGAAAGTGGTGCACAATATGCGGTACTCACCACCAAACATCATGACGGTATGGCCCTGTGGCCCACGAAATTAAGCGACCTGAATGTCGTAAAAAGCACCCCCGCAGGGAAAGACCTGGTCTCTCCCTTTGTAGAAGCGGTAAGAAAAGAAGGGTTGAAGGCCGGGTTGTATTTTTCCATCCTTGACTGGTCGCATCCGGATTATCCTGAATTTACCCGGACGCAAAAGAAATTCGAAAATGATCCCAAAAGGTTTGCCTCTTTCGTCGATTTTTATTCCGCCCAGCTCAATGAGTTGAACCATTTGTTCAAACCCGACTTGTTCTGGTTTGACGGCGACTGGTCATACGATGCGGAAGCTTTTCAATCCGACAGGGTCAAAGCTCAATTGTATAAGGATAATCCGGATTTGATCTGCAACTCCCGTCTCCGCGGAGGGGATTACGGGACCCCGGAACAGGGACTGCCGCTCACTTCACCCAAAGAAGATTACTGGGAATTATGTATGACCATCAACGATTCCTGGGGGTTCCAGCCTCACGATAAAAAGTTTAAATCGGCCAATAAAGTCATTTCCATATTTGCGGATGTGATCAGCCTGGGAGGAAATCTCCTGCTCGACGTAGGCCCCATGGAAGACGGCACCATTCCTGAACCCCAGGTGGAAGTACTGAAAGAACTGGGACAGTGGACCCAAAAACATGAAACAGCCATTTACGGCAGTCTGCCCGGCATCCCGCGTGCCTACTTTAACGGGCCGTCCACTTTATCCAAAGACAGCACCATTTTATACCTTTTTTTCGATTATGTACCTAATGAAGACCTTGTTTTAAAAGGCATCAAAAATAAAATCAACCGCATTTGGGTGGTGGGCAACGGGACCAAACTGAAATATGATATCTACATGAAATCCTACTGGAGTGCTGTGCCCGGATTAGCTTATATCCAGGTTCCGAAAGAAGTACTCGATCCCCGGATGACCGTACTGGCGGTACTTTTGGACGGGAAAATAGATTTATACGGTGAAGCCGGTCAGGTCATTGAGAGTAATTAA
- a CDS encoding ion transporter, whose protein sequence is MANRIMDPGFGLFSSSKAKRYITDNGATTVVHLNKRWTISDMYLQLIEISWANFFIFVTLSYIGLNIIFGLTYFLIGIESITEPSGNLFKDFMNGFFFSAQTVTTVGYGGISPHGTMANIVSTFEALIGLLSFSFITGLLYGRFARPSASVRFSSNMVYRDFKGGKALMFRLMNNRTNMMIKPRVSVSLGITKGDPLGDFKREFYQLSLERDSIQALPTIWTLVHEIDKDSPLYQYSEEEILALKAELFILLEYYDDAYAQEVFKMHSYDFTQIIPNRKFVRSFMYNEDGYLELDHDSLDMTESV, encoded by the coding sequence ATGGCAAACAGAATAATGGATCCCGGATTCGGGCTCTTTTCCAGCAGTAAGGCAAAAAGGTACATCACCGATAATGGGGCAACGACTGTTGTCCATCTAAACAAAAGGTGGACCATTTCCGACATGTACCTACAACTCATCGAAATTTCCTGGGCCAACTTTTTCATATTTGTCACCTTAAGTTACATTGGGCTCAATATTATTTTTGGGCTCACGTATTTTCTTATCGGTATTGAATCGATCACCGAACCCAGCGGTAACCTGTTCAAAGATTTTATGAACGGCTTTTTTTTTAGCGCCCAAACGGTTACCACGGTCGGATACGGAGGCATTTCACCCCATGGAACCATGGCCAATATCGTGTCCACTTTTGAAGCCTTGATCGGATTACTCAGTTTTTCCTTCATCACGGGATTACTTTATGGCCGTTTTGCAAGACCCTCCGCTTCAGTAAGGTTTAGTTCCAACATGGTTTACCGAGATTTTAAAGGGGGAAAAGCGTTGATGTTCCGCCTGATGAACAACCGGACCAATATGATGATCAAACCGAGGGTATCTGTCTCGCTGGGAATCACCAAAGGAGATCCATTGGGAGATTTTAAACGTGAATTCTATCAACTTTCCCTCGAACGCGACAGCATCCAGGCTTTACCCACCATTTGGACCCTGGTGCACGAAATCGATAAGGACAGTCCGCTTTATCAATATTCAGAGGAAGAAATACTGGCGCTCAAAGCGGAACTTTTCATCCTGCTGGAATATTACGACGATGCCTATGCCCAGGAAGTTTTCAAAATGCATTCCTACGACTTTACCCAGATCATTCCCAACCGGAAATTTGTCCGTTCCTTCATGTACAACGAGGACGGTTACCTGGAATTGGACCATGATTCGCTTGATATGACGGAGTCGGTTTGA
- a CDS encoding FAD-binding oxidoreductase, whose translation MNQTVSKKIDFLIVGQGIAGTILAHFLLEAGRSIHIIDDADPAGSTAVAAGLINPITGRHFVKSWRVEEFLPTAVETYKVLERKFNTKFYHSRNIVRAIFNAGEQNEWLARSAESGYDRFVVENVDAKAFEQKISQVYDFIEIGESARVEVGKLIDHYRTFFKAEACYTQTKFDFDLLEIGEESIKYEGWEAKKIIFCEGAKVKDNPYFNYLPFLGDKGEVLIVKIPGSGFDKILKHKLYLIPTEEADTYWVGATMERDFKNVLPSEKGRNYLLKLLEKILSVPFEVLDHQAAVRPTVRDRRPFIGSHPTHKSLFLFNGMGSKGTSLVPFWAKHTVLHLLENTPLDKEVDVKKYERYFTE comes from the coding sequence ATGAATCAAACCGTTTCCAAAAAGATCGACTTTCTCATCGTCGGGCAGGGTATTGCAGGGACGATACTTGCCCATTTTCTGCTGGAAGCCGGCCGCTCCATACACATCATAGACGATGCTGATCCGGCAGGTTCTACAGCGGTGGCTGCAGGGCTCATCAATCCCATCACCGGCAGGCATTTTGTCAAGTCATGGCGTGTTGAAGAGTTTCTTCCCACGGCGGTGGAAACTTATAAGGTTTTGGAGCGAAAATTTAACACTAAATTCTATCATTCCCGCAATATTGTCAGGGCTATTTTTAATGCAGGTGAACAAAATGAATGGCTGGCCCGCAGTGCAGAATCCGGATACGACCGTTTTGTTGTGGAAAATGTGGATGCAAAAGCCTTTGAACAAAAGATTTCACAGGTTTATGATTTTATTGAAATTGGCGAAAGCGCAAGAGTGGAGGTGGGTAAACTGATCGATCATTACCGGACTTTTTTTAAGGCAGAAGCCTGTTACACCCAGACGAAATTTGATTTTGACTTGCTCGAGATTGGGGAGGAAAGCATAAAGTACGAAGGATGGGAAGCGAAAAAGATCATTTTTTGCGAGGGAGCCAAAGTAAAGGACAACCCGTATTTTAATTACTTGCCTTTCCTTGGAGACAAAGGGGAGGTTTTGATCGTCAAAATTCCGGGTTCTGGTTTTGATAAAATTCTCAAACATAAATTGTACCTGATCCCCACTGAGGAAGCCGATACTTATTGGGTTGGTGCCACCATGGAGCGTGATTTTAAAAATGTGTTGCCTTCTGAAAAGGGAAGAAATTACCTGCTAAAATTATTGGAAAAGATCCTGTCCGTTCCCTTTGAAGTGCTGGACCACCAGGCAGCCGTCCGACCCACCGTCCGGGATCGCCGGCCATTTATCGGTTCCCACCCGACCCATAAATCCCTGTTTTTATTCAACGGAATGGGGTCTAAAGGCACCTCACTTGTTCCATTCTGGGCAAAGCATACCGTACTACATCTTTTGGAAAATACTCCCCTGGACAAAGAGGTAGATGTCAAAAAATACGAACGCTACTTTACCGAATAA
- a CDS encoding class I SAM-dependent methyltransferase, whose product MSKLYQKLFAAAYDPFMSSAEKSLEKNRRELLAHLRGNIFEVGVGTGVNFDFFHPEANVLAIEPSMPMMKKALARIPVGKNIQVYHLGVNDESLEDLIKPGSLDAVVCTLVLCTISHPEIALQKFRRWLKPEGQLVILEHIRSKHHWHGRMQDWVNPLWKAFGEGCNLNRNTDAMVKAAGFVPENEMYFKNSVTWYQGVFKAGG is encoded by the coding sequence ATGAGCAAACTATATCAAAAACTATTTGCGGCGGCCTACGATCCGTTTATGTCATCAGCTGAGAAATCGTTGGAAAAGAACCGACGGGAACTGCTCGCACATTTGCGCGGCAACATTTTTGAAGTGGGCGTTGGAACGGGAGTGAATTTTGATTTTTTCCATCCGGAAGCAAATGTTTTAGCAATTGAGCCCTCCATGCCCATGATGAAAAAAGCCCTTGCCAGGATTCCTGTGGGAAAAAATATTCAGGTGTATCATCTTGGTGTAAACGATGAGTCGCTGGAAGATCTGATCAAACCCGGGAGCCTTGACGCTGTGGTTTGTACGCTGGTTTTATGCACCATTTCCCATCCTGAAATAGCCCTTCAGAAGTTTAGACGATGGCTGAAACCGGAAGGCCAGCTGGTCATCCTTGAACACATCAGGTCAAAACACCACTGGCACGGCAGAATGCAGGACTGGGTCAATCCACTGTGGAAAGCCTTCGGAGAAGGATGCAACCTGAACCGAAATACAGATGCGATGGTTAAAGCAGCGGGATTTGTCCCTGAAAATGAAATGTATTTCAAAAATTCGGTCACCTGGTATCAGGGGGTTTTTAAAGCTGGAGGATAA
- a CDS encoding MmcQ/YjbR family DNA-binding protein produces MNIEVFRDYCLSKKGVEETFPFGPETLVFKVMGKMFALTGLDSAEFTVNLKCDPDRAIELREEYPEIRPGWHMSKVHWNTVSFEESLEDDFLLELVDHSYDLIVKSLPKKIRLEWERM; encoded by the coding sequence ATGAACATCGAAGTTTTCAGAGATTATTGCCTCTCTAAAAAGGGCGTGGAAGAAACTTTTCCCTTTGGACCGGAAACCCTGGTTTTCAAAGTAATGGGTAAAATGTTTGCCCTGACCGGACTGGACAGTGCCGAATTTACTGTCAATTTAAAATGTGACCCCGACCGGGCCATTGAGTTGCGGGAAGAATATCCGGAAATCCGACCGGGCTGGCACATGAGTAAGGTCCACTGGAATACCGTTTCCTTTGAAGAAAGCCTGGAGGATGATTTTTTATTGGAGCTCGTCGATCATTCTTACGACCTGATCGTGAAAAGCCTGCCCAAAAAAATACGATTGGAGTGGGAGCGTATGTAG
- a CDS encoding TIR domain-containing protein, with translation MAYRNGNYSAFYVSEPFSESSLGAHATKDFVYYNMVRAWKGADSSFPFNDSHNKNYNVRDSSNWESTLKPRIRERIRKSKNIILFLSSLTKSSRAIREEMDYGINNQGLPVIVVYPEYTEKSDIINCQSETFKKQITNLWDKLPIFRDSMSDVPTLHIPKKKILIKSALNDPDFMVASKCKAGTYFYKC, from the coding sequence ATGGCTTATAGAAACGGAAATTATTCAGCATTCTATGTGAGTGAACCATTTAGCGAAAGCAGCCTTGGTGCTCATGCGACAAAAGATTTTGTTTATTATAATATGGTTAGAGCGTGGAAAGGTGCTGATTCATCATTTCCATTCAATGATTCGCACAATAAAAATTATAACGTAAGAGATAGCAGTAATTGGGAATCAACATTAAAACCAAGAATTCGTGAACGTATCAGAAAGTCGAAAAACATAATATTGTTTTTGAGTTCTCTAACAAAGAGCTCAAGAGCAATCAGAGAGGAGATGGATTATGGAATTAATAATCAAGGATTGCCAGTTATAGTTGTTTATCCAGAATATACCGAAAAAAGTGATATAATAAATTGCCAATCAGAAACCTTTAAAAAACAAATAACTAACCTGTGGGACAAATTACCGATTTTTAGAGATTCAATGAGTGATGTTCCAACGCTGCACATACCGAAAAAAAAGATTCTAATAAAAAGTGCACTTAATGATCCAGATTTTATGGTTGCATCTAAATGCAAGGCAGGTACATACTTTTACAAGTGTTAG
- a CDS encoding helix-turn-helix domain-containing protein, producing the protein MPEFTSNMQIICLESDAFKALLKEVANQIKQEEMFQFDPWVDEKEAMQLLKIASKTTFQKYRDDGKIDFRRISSKHIVYRRQSILDFIENSTKSENDE; encoded by the coding sequence ATGCCAGAATTCACCTCCAACATGCAAATTATCTGCCTAGAAAGTGATGCCTTCAAAGCATTACTGAAAGAGGTTGCTAATCAGATAAAGCAGGAGGAGATGTTCCAGTTTGATCCTTGGGTGGATGAGAAGGAGGCCATGCAGCTTTTGAAAATCGCTTCCAAAACGACTTTCCAGAAATATCGCGATGATGGGAAAATTGATTTCCGACGGATAAGCTCCAAACATATTGTTTACCGCAGGCAGTCCATTCTTGATTTTATTGAAAACAGCACAAAATCCGAAAATGATGAATGA